In the Afipia sp. GAS231 genome, GCGGAAGCGACCGCGCCATCGCCTGATATCGACAGCCGCCACGGCCCGGCATCGCCGAGTTGCAGCCAGGCCGAGGACGCGCCCGGCCCGCCGTTGAACAGAAACGTCACCGGCCGGCTGGCGCGGTCGGCGCCGTCAAGCTGGTAGGAGGTGTAGGCGATATCGGCCTGCGGCTCGCCCTTGTCGTCGAAAATGCGGATCGAGCCCGCGGTCGCGGTGAAATTGAGGGTGCGCCCGGGCAGCGCCAGCGTCTGTTTGGTCGTTGAGTCCGGCGGCAGGCGATGTTGTTCGGCAGCGGCCGGCGCATTGGCATTGGGACCGTCGCCGCCGCGGCGGGCTCCACCCTTCTGGCCTTCGGGCGGTGGCGCTGACGTCGTCGCGGCAGGTTGTTGCTGTGACGGCGGCGGCGTTTCGTCGTCGGCCCAAGCATCGTTCCAGGCAGCGGTCGTGATCGAAACAGCAAGAAGCGCCATCATCATGCGCGCGTGGCGCTTCATCGCCGGTCCGATACCCATCCGCGTCGACCTCCCTGTTTGCCGCAGTGTAACCGACACCAACGCGAGCCGGCAGGGTTCACAAGGGGTTGGGAAATTAAGGATTGTTCATCTCGGCATCCGCGGCCCGCGCAATGGCCAGCGCCCTCCTGAAGTGCGACGAAGTGACCGAAGTGACATTCATCACACACACATCTGCCACCGACGGCGTATTTGATCCTGTGGACCATAACAAGGTAGTGGATTCGCCGACGGCTGTCGGTTCGGATCGCCGCCCCCCTTTGGATGGATATTGGAATGAAGCGTGCAATTGCCGTTTGTGTTGGCCTGTTGGCGACCGTCGTGGCGGCAGCGGCGGAACAGCCGGTTGCGATCGTCGAAGAGGTTCAGGGCAAGGTCACCGGCGCGGAGTTCATGGACTATCTGACGCCCAAGACGGTGATCAAGCTCGGGGCTGATAGTTCGATCGTCATCAGCTACCTGAAGTCCTGCCGACGGGAAAAGATCGCCGGAATTGGTACGGTCATTGTCGGCACCGACGAGAGCCTGGTGCACCTAGCTTCCGTCAAGGACGAAAAGACCGAGTGCGACGCCAGCCACGCGCACGCGACCACCAAGGAAACCAGCGAGGTCGCCGCCACCGTCGTGCGAAGCCTCGGAAAGAACGACACGTCGATCAAGCCGCAGCTCACCCTCTACGGGGCGTCTCCGCTCGTGCAAGCCACCGGGCGCGGCACCCTGCTCGTCGAACGGCTCGATCTATCCGGCGAACGCCAGCAGATCGAACTCGACGGCAGGCAGGCAAAAGGAAAATTTTACGATTTCGCCGCCGCCGACAAGGCACTGAGCCCCGGCGGCATCTATTCCGCGAAATTCAAGTCGTCCCAGATCGTCTTCCAGGTCGACGCGCAGGCCAGGCCGGGAGCGACGCCGATTGTCGGTCGCCTGGTGCGGATGGATTGAGGGGCGTGCCGGACCTGCGGTCTTGAATATCGGACGCACCACCCGCGACCTGGCTGCGATCGCCGCCATCGCGCTGATCTGCGCCGCCGTTTCCGTTTCCCCGCCGCTTGGGGCCGTCCATGGCTGGTCGATCGATATTCTCACCGCGTTACGCTCGGAGATGTTCGGCAAGCGGCATGATCCGGCCTCCTCACCCGCCGTCGTCGTCGCGATCGACGAGGAGAGCTATCGCGCGGCCCCCTTCAAGGGCTCGCCGACGCTGACCTGGACCAGTGAGATCGGCCGCGTGCTGGGCGCGATTGTCGAAGGCGGGGCCAAGGTCGTCGGATTTGACATCGTCATGCCGACGTCGCTCGAACAATCCGAGATCCCTTTCGGCGACGGCGTGCTCGGCGACAAGGTCCGCGGCTTCGACCGCGATTTCCTTCGCGCCCTCGCCTCCGCAGGCAGCGCCGGCAAGGTGGTGCTAGGCGAGCAACTGCTCGACGACCAGCCAATCCGCCCGTCGCAGGGACAACGCATTGCCGTCCGCCAGCAGCAGAATATCAGGCCGCTCAACGTCTACACCGATAGCGACGATGTTGTTCGCCGGGTGCCACTCACCTTCCCGGTCAGCGGCACCGCACAGTTGCCCGGGATGGCGCTTGAACTGGCGTCGCGCGCACTGACGGCTTCCCCCGAATTCGCAGCCGACGGCACGGTGATCCTCGCCGGCTACCGTATTCCGGGCGAGGTGGCGAATACCATGACCGTCAATTTCGAAGGCGGTGCGGATGACGTCCCGACTTTCTCGTTCGCGGATCTGCGCTTCTGCGCCACCGGCAACGACAAGGATTATTTTCGGCGCTGGTTCGACGGCAAGGTCGTCATCTTCGGCACCGTGCTGGACGCCGAGGACCGCAGATTGACCTCAAAGAGGTTCGCGACCGGCCGCGAAGGCGCGCGCGCGCCGCGCTGCACCGCCGAAACCAAGCCGGTGAACGTCGGCTTCAAGCGCAGTTCGATCGCAGGTGTGTATATCCATGCGACCGCCGTCAACAACCTGATCCGGCAAGACGCCGCCATTGAGCTCGGCGGCTTGCCGATCTTCCTGATCGCCACCCTGGTCGCGGCGTTTGCGGCCACCGCCGCGCGGCTGCTCAAGCCGATCAGCGCGGCTTTCGCCT is a window encoding:
- a CDS encoding adenylate/guanylate cyclase domain-containing protein, with protein sequence MNIGRTTRDLAAIAAIALICAAVSVSPPLGAVHGWSIDILTALRSEMFGKRHDPASSPAVVVAIDEESYRAAPFKGSPTLTWTSEIGRVLGAIVEGGAKVVGFDIVMPTSLEQSEIPFGDGVLGDKVRGFDRDFLRALASAGSAGKVVLGEQLLDDQPIRPSQGQRIAVRQQQNIRPLNVYTDSDDVVRRVPLTFPVSGTAQLPGMALELASRALTASPEFAADGTVILAGYRIPGEVANTMTVNFEGGADDVPTFSFADLRFCATGNDKDYFRRWFDGKVVIFGTVLDAEDRRLTSKRFATGREGARAPRCTAETKPVNVGFKRSSIAGVYIHATAVNNLIRQDAAIELGGLPIFLIATLVAAFAATAARLLKPISAAFAYAGFAVVAVAGAAVVFNHAVVIPVAEPFLAGLAALAAMVGYRFVVSDKDRRLLANSFALYLAPDVIERMLRSNKLPELGGENRNVTIFFSDIEGFSQIAEKMPAHDLMHLMNEYLSEMTDIIERHGGYVDKYIGDSIVALFGAPADDPHHAANAARAALDCSARLAELNRESATFRNCKLAQRIGINSGEALVGNFGSRKRFNYSVMSDAVNLASRLEGANKFYGTSIIASETTVAIAGDAFAWRELDTVRVKGRTQALTVYELAALAADLADPQAAMLADYAEGLAHWRAGEFDLAEKCFGRSAETDRPAAIFRERAQEMAAQPPGAEWDPIRTLQEK